Proteins from one Mesorhizobium sp. M9A.F.Ca.ET.002.03.1.2 genomic window:
- a CDS encoding isochorismatase family cysteine hydrolase, whose protein sequence is MTQPLPKRNEPFRAGETALLVVDMQRIWLEPGADPSHPERGPDHYFYRQTASQTIPNQERLLAAARANGVEVIHTIIQSLTEDGRDRSLDHKLTPIHIAPSLPEGLPVPSLAPVGDEIMLPKTSSGVFNSTNIDYVLKNLGVRYLIVAGIMTDQCVDMAVRDAADRGYLVTCVSDACAAATQERHDGALMAFGGYCWVTDTATVVDRFEALGKAA, encoded by the coding sequence ATGACGCAACCACTGCCAAAACGAAACGAGCCGTTCCGGGCCGGCGAAACCGCGTTGCTCGTGGTCGACATGCAGCGCATCTGGCTGGAGCCCGGCGCCGATCCGTCGCATCCGGAGCGCGGCCCCGACCACTATTTCTACCGGCAGACGGCATCGCAGACGATCCCCAACCAGGAGCGCCTGCTGGCGGCGGCCCGCGCCAATGGCGTCGAGGTGATCCACACCATCATCCAGAGCCTGACGGAAGACGGCCGCGACCGCTCGCTTGATCACAAGCTGACGCCGATCCATATCGCTCCCAGCCTGCCGGAGGGCTTGCCGGTGCCATCGCTGGCGCCGGTCGGCGACGAGATCATGCTGCCGAAGACGTCGTCCGGCGTCTTCAACTCGACCAATATCGACTATGTGCTGAAGAATCTCGGCGTGCGTTACCTGATCGTTGCCGGCATCATGACCGACCAGTGCGTCGACATGGCGGTGCGCGACGCCGCCGACCGCGGCTATCTCGTCACTTGCGTGTCGGATGCCTGCGCCGCCGCCACGCAGGAGCGCCATGACGGCGCGCTCATGGCCTTCGGCGGCTATTGCTGGGTCACCGATACGGCCACCGTCGTCGATCGCTTCGAAGCCTTGGGAAAAGCCGCATGA